Proteins from one Camelina sativa cultivar DH55 chromosome 8, Cs, whole genome shotgun sequence genomic window:
- the LOC104706766 gene encoding beta-glucosidase 32-like: MIIKLIALVITLCVASWDAAEGRSLRFSTTPLNRYSFPPNFSFGVASAAYQYEGAVEEGGRSPSIWDNFTHAFPERTNMDNGDIAVDFYHRYKDDIKLIKEMNMDSFRFSLSWSRILPSGKLSDGVNKEGVQFYKNLINELIENGIKPFITIYHWDIPQALDDEYGSFLSPRIIDDFRNYARFCFQEFGDKVNMWTTFNEPYVYSVAGYDAGNKAMGRCSKWVNSLCTAGDSGTEPYLVSHHLLLAHAAAVEEFRKCDKISQDAKIGIVLSPYWFEPYDIDSNADKEAVERALAFNTGWHLSPLVFGDYPESIRTNAGSRLPSFTKEQSIMVKNSFDFIGVNYYTARFVAHDLHVDLSRPRFMTDQRLQYKMTNRSGDNISSESDGSKILWSYPEGFRKILNYIKNKYNNPTIYITENGFDDYENGIVTREEILEDTKRIKYHHKHLQQLQKAITDDGCDVRGYFTWSLLDNFEWEHGYAVRFGLYYVDYADGLKRHAKNSAKWFKHFLQRSEKPMPLDLFKSVKNWWSALQMT; this comes from the exons atgataattaagctAATTGCACTCGTAATCACACTATGTGTAGCATCATGGGATGCTGCAGAGGGAAGATCTTTGAGATTTTCGACAACTCCACTAAATCGCTATAGCTTTCCTCCTAATTTTAGTTTTGGCGTTGCTTCTGCTGCTTACCAG TATGAAGGTGCAGTAGAAGAAGGAGGGAGGAGTCCGAGCATATGGGACAATTTTACACATGCATTCCCAG AAAGGACGAACATGGACAATGGGGATATTGCTGTAGACTTTTATCATCGTTATAAG GACGACATCAAACTAATAAAGGAAATGAATATGGATAGTTTCAGATTCTCCCTGTCCTGGTCAAGAATATTACCAA GTGGAAAGCTAAGTGATGGGGTCAATAAAGAAGGGGTTCAATTCTACAAGAATCTAATCAATGAACTTATCGAGAACG GTATAAAACCTTTTATAACAATTTATCATTGGGATATCCCTCAAGCACTTGATGATGAGTATGGTAGCTTTTTAAGTCCTCGAATCAT AGATGATTTTCGAAACTATGCAAGATTCTGTTTCCAGGAGTTTGGAGACAAAGTCAATATGTGGACAACCTTCAACGAGCCATATGTCTATAGCGTTGCGGGTTATGATGCAGGGAATAAGGCAATGGGTCGATGTTCAAAATGGGTAAACAGTTTGTGTACAGCTGGTGATTCAGGCACAGAGCCTTATTTAGTctctcaccatcttcttcttgctcatgCTGCTGCCGTTGAAGAGTTCAGGAAATGTGACAAG ATTTCACAAGATGCTAAGATAGGCATAGTGTTGTCTCCCTATTGGTTCGAACCATATGACATTGATTCCAATGCTGATAAAGAAGCAGTTGAGCGAGCTCTTGCTTTCAATACCGGTTG GCATCTCAGCCCTTTAGTATTTGGAGACTATCCAGAGTCGATTAGGACAAATGCTGGAAGTAGATTGCCTTCTTTCACCAAAGAGCAATCTATCATGGTTAAAAATTCATTTGACTTTATCGGAGTAAATTACTACACAGCACGGTTCGTTGCTCATGATCTTCACGTCGATCTTTCACGGCCTCGGTTCATGACCGATCAACGCCTCCAATACAAAA TGACAAATCGTAGCGGCGACAACATCTCATCAGAATCG GATGGATCCAAAATTCTCTGGTCATATCCGGAAGGCTTTCGAAAGATtctcaattatattaaaaacaaatataataatccAACTATTTACATTACTGAAAACG GTTTCGATGACTATGAAAATGGAATAGTGACACGTGAAGAGATATTAGAAGATACAAAGAGAATAAAGTACCACCACAAACATCTTCAGCAACTCCAAAAAGCCATCAC AGATGACGGGTGCGACGTGAGAGGCTATTTTACATGGTCGTTGTTGGATAATTTCGAATGGGAACATGGTTATGCAGTGAGGTTCGGTCTTTACTACGTTGACTATGCAGATGGTCTAAAACGACATGCTAAAAACTCAGCCAAATGGTTCAAACATTTTCTTCAAAGATCTGAAAAGCCAATGCCGTTGGATTTGTTTAAGAGTGTCAAGAATTGGTGGTCTGCATTACAGATGACTTAA